A single region of the candidate division WOR-3 bacterium genome encodes:
- a CDS encoding NTPase, whose product MAKILIKGRPGIGKTTLIKKVVENFKERGKKVFGFYTEEIREKGMRVGFKVVGLTEGEEVMAHINFFTPYQISKYKVDLKRFEKIALPELERGLRKRGVIVIDEIGKMELFSEKFRALVSELFKEKRAIIATIPIAQIPFLSELLRIPDVQVIEITLANREGLKKELPFISEE is encoded by the coding sequence ATGGCGAAGATATTGATTAAGGGAAGACCGGGAATTGGGAAGACCACCCTGATTAAAAAAGTGGTAGAAAATTTTAAAGAGAGAGGGAAGAAGGTTTTCGGATTTTATACCGAGGAGATAAGGGAAAAGGGGATGAGGGTTGGTTTTAAGGTAGTGGGTTTAACCGAAGGGGAAGAGGTGATGGCTCATATCAACTTTTTTACCCCCTATCAGATTTCCAAATACAAAGTGGATTTAAAAAGATTTGAGAAGATTGCCCTTCCTGAGTTAGAAAGGGGTTTAAGAAAGAGGGGGGTGATAGTGATTGATGAGATTGGTAAGATGGAACTCTTCTCTGAGAAGTTTCGCGCCTTAGTTTCGGAACTATTCAAAGAGAAGCGGGCAATTATTGCCACCATCCCGATTGCCCAAATTCCTTTTCTTTCCGAACTTTTGAGAATTCCTGATGTGCAAGTGATAGAGATTACCTTAGCCAATCGGGAGGGGTTAAAAAAGGAATTACCCTTTATTTCCGAAGAGTGA
- the pgsB gene encoding poly-gamma-glutamate synthase PgsB: MLLLLLSLLVFILFGILEYVHHKKNQEVIPIRIQVNGTRGKSSVTRLIAAGLRGGGLKVISKTTGTTPRFQIDNKTEFPIRRLGKANIIEEVRIVREAAKRRPDALVIECMALVPQYQKIEREKLINPTIGVITNVRADHLDVMGPTVLDVATSLANTCPKQGILFTAEREFFFVFKNRAKELKSTAVLINEDLVSDEEMEGFSYWEHKENVALALAVCEYLGIKREDALRGMKNSLPDPGVLRVYRIKERGKEISFFNALAANDPDSTKMIAEKVFLKAPGLKILLVNLRADRQDRSRQLGEMVKEINFDYILLTGKKPLPFLKAAKRVGVKEEKILNLTDSSPAFVYEQIFSLINLPEAERVVILAVGNIVGYGQELVDFFAQKSVLVGKSA, encoded by the coding sequence ATGCTACTTCTCCTTCTTAGCCTTTTAGTTTTTATTCTATTTGGCATATTGGAATATGTTCACCATAAGAAAAATCAGGAAGTGATTCCTATCCGAATTCAGGTTAACGGCACCAGAGGAAAATCTTCGGTTACTCGACTCATCGCCGCCGGTTTGCGGGGTGGCGGTCTAAAAGTCATCTCTAAGACTACCGGCACCACCCCCCGCTTCCAGATTGATAATAAGACCGAATTCCCCATCCGACGCTTGGGTAAGGCAAACATTATTGAAGAGGTAAGAATTGTGCGCGAGGCGGCAAAGAGAAGACCGGATGCCTTAGTGATTGAATGTATGGCATTAGTCCCCCAATACCAGAAGATAGAGCGAGAGAAACTAATTAATCCCACAATCGGGGTGATTACCAATGTCCGGGCCGACCATTTGGATGTGATGGGACCAACGGTGTTAGATGTCGCCACATCCCTTGCCAATACCTGCCCCAAACAGGGAATTCTCTTCACTGCGGAGAGAGAGTTCTTTTTTGTATTTAAGAATAGGGCAAAGGAATTAAAAAGTACGGCGGTCTTAATAAACGAAGATTTGGTGAGTGATGAAGAGATGGAAGGATTTTCCTATTGGGAGCATAAAGAAAATGTGGCGTTGGCGTTAGCGGTTTGCGAATATCTCGGGATAAAAAGGGAAGATGCCCTCCGGGGGATGAAAAACTCCCTACCTGACCCCGGGGTTTTAAGGGTCTATCGGATAAAAGAACGGGGTAAAGAAATTAGTTTTTTTAATGCCTTGGCGGCTAATGACCCGGATTCTACGAAAATGATTGCGGAAAAGGTCTTTCTTAAGGCGCCGGGCTTAAAAATCCTTTTGGTCAATTTGCGAGCGGACCGCCAGGACCGATCCCGGCAATTGGGAGAGATGGTAAAGGAGATTAATTTTGACTATATCCTTCTCACTGGGAAAAAGCCCCTCCCCTTTCTCAAAGCGGCAAAAAGAGTTGGCGTTAAAGAAGAGAAGATTCTAAACCTCACCGATTCTTCTCCGGCTTTCGTGTATGAGCAAATCTTTTCACTAATTAATTTGCCGGAGGCGGAAAGGGTGGTTATTTTAGCGGTAGGTAATATCGTGGGCTATGGTCAGGAGTTGGTGGATTTCTTCGCTCAAAAGTCCGTCCTTGTCGGAAAGTCCGCCTGA
- the pgsC gene encoding poly-gamma-glutamate biosynthesis protein PgsC, whose product MLIEGVGLGMFFSFLLSETLGLAAGGIVVPGYFALTLSEPFRVFSTILLGIVCALIAQIVSSFIILYGRRLFLFCVVLGYLLGYLTKIFPALPLKSEVVSIETIGYVIPGLLAYWINRQGIIETLSSLTVVAILVRFLLIILSQGRLPL is encoded by the coding sequence ATGCTGATTGAAGGTGTTGGCTTAGGGATGTTTTTCAGTTTCCTCCTTTCTGAGACATTAGGTTTAGCGGCGGGTGGGATTGTTGTTCCGGGTTATTTTGCCTTAACTCTATCTGAGCCTTTCCGGGTCTTTTCTACTATTCTCTTAGGGATAGTTTGTGCCCTTATCGCCCAGATTGTCAGTTCTTTTATCATCCTTTACGGCCGGCGCCTATTTCTCTTCTGCGTGGTCTTGGGTTATCTCTTGGGCTATCTGACAAAGATTTTCCCCGCCCTTCCCTTAAAGAGCGAAGTGGTATCCATTGAGACGATTGGTTATGTAATTCCCGGCCTTTTAGCCTATTGGATTAACCGCCAGGGTATTATTGAAACTCTATCAAGTCTAACCGTAGTGGCGATTTTGGTCCGATTCCTCTTGATTATCCTCTCTCAGGGAAGATTACCTTTATGA
- the pgsW gene encoding poly-gamma-glutamate system protein: MKRRYGKVGKTTLLAFALFSIILLLLEMETKKVVKAKDYSEMLEAARLAESAFSLIKEERLKRGIELDSINDPYLSGLIGRPSSPITIGHKSLDEVLLTTSPNFAGIILSLLKREGVRKGDTVLVALDGSFPGLYFSFLAAVKILGLNPFILGSLTSAPWGANHPSFTYLDMEGILNSSHLLPFRTQYVLLGGFGLSPFARELLSQAAERNGIPLFTEEKIPLYPKGKIFCLIGDLPNTPLEKEMRKGKVKVLGLSQPSSLLKRLSIKREDLFQPPGKGKIYEEEVYSLFFAYLFALLILIALFIIIRYDIEYYLLPKREKIEEEAI; the protein is encoded by the coding sequence ATGAAACGGAGATACGGCAAGGTTGGAAAAACTACTCTTTTAGCCTTTGCCCTTTTCTCAATTATTCTTTTACTCTTGGAGATGGAGACGAAGAAGGTGGTGAAGGCGAAGGATTATTCGGAGATGTTAGAAGCGGCGCGTTTGGCAGAGAGCGCCTTCTCCCTTATCAAGGAAGAGAGGCTAAAGAGGGGAATTGAGTTGGATTCCATAAATGACCCATACCTCTCCGGTCTTATTGGCCGGCCTTCCTCTCCCATCACAATTGGTCATAAAAGTCTTGATGAAGTTCTTTTGACGACCTCCCCCAATTTTGCCGGAATTATCCTCTCCCTCCTAAAAAGAGAGGGTGTTAGAAAAGGGGATACCGTGTTAGTTGCCCTTGATGGCTCTTTCCCTGGTCTTTACTTCTCGTTTTTGGCAGCGGTTAAAATTTTAGGCTTAAACCCTTTTATTTTAGGCTCTTTAACCTCTGCCCCTTGGGGTGCCAACCATCCCAGTTTTACCTATTTAGATATGGAAGGGATATTAAACTCTTCTCACCTCCTTCCTTTCCGAACCCAATATGTCCTATTAGGCGGATTCGGTCTTTCACCCTTTGCTCGGGAACTACTCTCCCAAGCGGCGGAGAGAAATGGCATTCCCCTTTTCACAGAAGAGAAGATCCCCCTTTATCCGAAAGGGAAAATTTTCTGTCTGATCGGCGATTTGCCGAATACCCCCTTAGAAAAAGAGATGAGAAAAGGAAAAGTTAAGGTCTTAGGCCTTTCCCAACCAAGTTCCCTATTAAAAAGGCTATCAATAAAGAGGGAAGACCTTTTCCAACCCCCAGGGAAAGGGAAAATCTACGAAGAAGAGGTCTATTCCCTTTTTTTTGCTTACCTCTTTGCGCTTTTAATTTTAATTGCCCTTTTTATTATCATCCGTTATGATATAGAATATTACCTCTTACCAAAGAGGGAGAAAATTGAGGAGGAGGCGATATGA
- a CDS encoding C25 family cysteine peptidase: MRLKIKSLIITFIFQILSAQLLVITPDDFYNNIQPLVQWKKEKGYNLFLRKISEIGSTAPQIKSYIQHLADSTNLRYTLLVGAINKIPSFDLPGPPTGVTDYYYGCLTDELVADVLVGRLPASNTSELDVMVAKILSYEKNPPTADTLYFKRALMVATSYVGGSGTPAVTALETKRLLRRNLLASGFLMVDTVFHPPSTTGESISSAVNRGVLYVNGRGWGNSDGWEYPRFDRNDVGNLNNGFKLPVVTSFYCATGNFARNPCFGEVWLRAGTPTQPKGGVLFFGPSYTTTSTRWNNFLDCAVYDAIFNKGITTAGEVFLYAKKELIRNFPLPSDSLDLRIHIQSYNILGDPTLSLWRGVPKTLYPNHPQNLAVGTQRVRVSTNLESCLVSFYSTEGPPQADWTNREGEIYLDLNLPQPGSITLTITKRDYLPYQVSLPVELREFHCGFFSYEISSPSPGIQEIYLTVKNYGTNPLNDVSGILRSDGTKAQVLDSLLSFGDIPPQATSRFGPLRVLIKETAKDKESLSFSLLLNSGGRSFSTGFKIEVHSTAFTFLSARVSDGNNQILEPGEDVSLYLKIKNTGREGGEVSGVLRALTDAGFFSDSIANFGYFSPNEEKENLDPFNFYLSTDFTGNRKLKFRLFLYVNNNLKESLDFLLSTGPYEERKPYGPSLYGYYAYENNDNHPQRPNYFWREIDPNYGGSGERLNLTDDGIVTLSLPFPFRYFGIEFNQISVSANGYCVLGASEFKSPYNFNLPSPYSPTNLLAIFWDDFRPDTLNASGVYHYYDSENHIYIIEWSRVHHIHGFRNRILGELQTFEICLFDPQFYPTRTGDGEIIYQYLYCQNDDSFPGDCHNYATVGILSPSGSDYLLVTFANQYPIGISPLGPERAIKFTTNPPDTFSLLREREREEKRVFPTITKMRDFLDKYGKTEKEIKIYNALGKRVFLEGKKRIGPGIYYLIMEKRRIKIIVP; encoded by the coding sequence ATGAGATTAAAGATTAAATCTCTTATAATAACTTTCATCTTCCAGATTCTTTCCGCCCAATTACTAGTGATCACTCCTGATGATTTCTATAATAATATCCAGCCCTTAGTCCAATGGAAAAAGGAGAAGGGTTATAATCTCTTTTTAAGAAAGATCTCCGAGATTGGCTCCACCGCTCCCCAAATTAAATCATATATCCAACACCTTGCCGATTCTACCAATCTCAGATATACCTTATTGGTTGGTGCCATAAATAAGATTCCTTCTTTTGACCTGCCCGGACCACCAACCGGAGTTACGGATTACTATTACGGCTGTCTCACTGATGAGTTAGTGGCAGATGTCCTGGTCGGTCGGCTCCCGGCGAGTAATACCAGTGAGTTGGATGTGATGGTGGCAAAGATTTTATCCTATGAGAAAAATCCTCCTACGGCGGATACTCTCTATTTTAAGCGTGCCTTAATGGTCGCGACCAGTTATGTTGGGGGAAGTGGCACACCCGCGGTTACCGCTTTGGAGACGAAACGTCTTTTAAGAAGGAATCTTCTGGCGAGTGGCTTTTTAATGGTGGATACCGTGTTCCATCCACCTTCTACTACTGGCGAATCAATCTCCTCGGCGGTGAATCGGGGGGTTTTGTATGTAAACGGTCGGGGCTGGGGAAATTCTGATGGCTGGGAATATCCGAGATTTGACCGGAATGATGTCGGAAACTTAAATAATGGCTTCAAACTGCCAGTGGTGACAAGTTTCTATTGCGCCACCGGTAATTTTGCTCGGAATCCTTGCTTCGGTGAAGTCTGGCTGAGGGCAGGCACACCTACTCAACCAAAAGGGGGAGTCCTTTTCTTTGGTCCTTCTTATACGACAACCTCTACCCGCTGGAATAATTTCTTAGACTGTGCGGTATACGACGCCATATTCAATAAAGGCATCACCACCGCCGGGGAAGTCTTCCTCTATGCGAAGAAAGAACTTATAAGAAACTTTCCCCTGCCTTCTGATTCTTTAGATTTGAGAATCCATATCCAGTCTTATAATATCTTAGGAGACCCAACCCTCTCCCTCTGGCGGGGAGTTCCCAAAACCCTTTATCCAAATCATCCGCAAAATTTAGCGGTTGGCACCCAGAGGGTGAGGGTGAGTACTAACTTAGAATCCTGCCTTGTCTCCTTTTATTCTACCGAAGGTCCGCCTCAGGCGGATTGGACCAATCGGGAAGGGGAAATTTACTTGGACTTAAATCTACCGCAACCGGGTTCTATCACCCTAACGATTACAAAAAGGGACTACTTACCCTATCAGGTGAGCCTACCGGTGGAATTGAGAGAGTTTCATTGCGGGTTCTTTTCTTATGAGATAAGTTCCCCTTCTCCGGGAATACAGGAAATTTATTTAACGGTAAAAAATTATGGTACTAATCCCTTAAATGATGTCTCGGGTATTTTAAGAAGTGATGGGACAAAGGCGCAAGTCTTAGATTCTCTTCTCTCCTTTGGTGACATCCCACCCCAGGCCACTTCCCGTTTCGGTCCTTTAAGGGTCTTAATTAAAGAGACCGCAAAAGATAAAGAGAGTCTATCTTTCTCCCTTCTCTTAAATAGTGGAGGGAGATCTTTTAGTACTGGTTTTAAGATTGAGGTTCACTCAACTGCCTTTACTTTCTTATCGGCAAGGGTTAGTGATGGGAATAACCAGATTTTAGAACCCGGAGAGGATGTGAGTCTCTATCTCAAGATTAAGAATACCGGTCGGGAAGGGGGAGAAGTTTCCGGTGTTTTAAGGGCTTTAACCGATGCCGGTTTTTTTAGTGATTCCATTGCTAACTTTGGTTACTTCTCGCCGAATGAAGAGAAGGAAAATCTTGACCCCTTCAATTTCTATCTCTCCACCGATTTCACCGGCAACCGGAAATTAAAATTCCGGCTCTTTCTCTATGTCAATAATAACTTAAAAGAGAGTTTAGATTTTCTCTTATCTACCGGTCCTTATGAAGAGAGGAAACCTTACGGTCCTTCCCTCTATGGCTATTATGCCTATGAGAATAATGATAATCATCCCCAGAGGCCGAACTACTTTTGGCGGGAGATTGACCCGAATTATGGCGGCTCTGGTGAGAGATTAAATCTAACCGATGATGGAATAGTTACTCTCTCTCTCCCTTTCCCATTTCGCTACTTCGGGATAGAGTTTAATCAAATCTCTGTGAGTGCCAATGGCTATTGTGTTCTCGGCGCATCCGAGTTTAAGAGTCCTTATAACTTTAACCTGCCTTCACCCTATTCCCCAACAAACCTCTTGGCAATCTTCTGGGACGATTTCCGACCCGATACCCTTAATGCTTCCGGTGTTTATCACTACTACGATAGCGAAAATCATATCTATATTATTGAATGGTCAAGGGTGCATCACATCCATGGTTTTCGGAATCGGATACTCGGGGAATTACAGACCTTTGAGATTTGCCTCTTTGACCCGCAATTTTATCCGACCCGCACCGGTGACGGCGAGATTATTTACCAGTATCTCTACTGCCAGAACGACGATTCATTTCCTGGTGATTGTCACAACTACGCGACGGTGGGGATTCTCTCGCCCTCAGGAAGCGATTATCTCTTAGTCACCTTTGCCAACCAGTACCCGATTGGCATTTCTCCCTTAGGACCGGAAAGGGCGATAAAATTTACCACCAACCCACCGGATACTTTCAGTCTCCTTAGGGAAAGAGAGCGGGAAGAGAAAAGGGTATTCCCAACAATTACGAAGATGAGAGACTTTCTTGATAAATACGGAAAAACGGAGAAGGAGATAAAAATTTACAATGCCTTGGGCAAAAGGGTCTTCCTTGAAGGGAAAAAGAGAATAGGTCCGGGGATTTATTACTTGATTATGGAGAAAAGGAGGATTAAAATAATTGTGCCTTAG
- a CDS encoding YCF48-related protein, whose amino-acid sequence MKLKISFVFLLFAFNLLFSETVYHGCAITPSGYFYLVEKESSKVYASWDTGRTWQDLGRPNMTERWLYDIFFLNDTLGWIAAEGGFIFHTRDGGFSWRPQNQGGTKFAQRVFMLNERFGWVASGEAIILRTTNGGEEWEQVILPNPPFPGDTVDFYGVYFIDSLTGWAVAGRYPVGDTFIKGQGYIAKTIDGGLNWSLLRKDTIYDFFDCYFANENEGWVVGGNDRTLEPCILHTTDGGENWEIQNPPTGYYLRAVHFIGREGWASGMFGTILYTPNGRNWTSQVTGVPGTIFDIEFLNSEIGIASGTDFALWTIDGGRNWHMTNVGIKVRQKADSKIRDWGVSGDIIYDASGRKVKEMRKKGIYFIRPRRIDKSIKKVILE is encoded by the coding sequence ATGAAATTAAAGATTTCTTTCGTCTTTTTACTTTTTGCCTTTAACCTCTTATTCTCAGAGACGGTGTATCACGGTTGCGCCATTACCCCTTCTGGTTATTTCTACCTCGTGGAGAAGGAGTCAAGTAAGGTCTATGCCTCTTGGGATACCGGTCGGACCTGGCAGGATTTGGGCAGACCGAATATGACCGAGCGTTGGCTCTATGATATATTCTTCTTAAATGATACATTAGGGTGGATTGCCGCGGAAGGGGGCTTTATCTTTCATACGAGGGATGGCGGTTTTTCCTGGCGGCCTCAAAACCAGGGGGGAACAAAATTTGCCCAGAGGGTATTTATGTTAAATGAAAGGTTTGGCTGGGTTGCTTCGGGTGAGGCAATCATCTTACGCACGACCAATGGTGGTGAAGAGTGGGAGCAAGTGATTCTACCCAATCCCCCATTTCCCGGGGATACGGTTGACTTTTATGGGGTCTATTTTATTGACTCTTTAACCGGCTGGGCAGTTGCCGGAAGATATCCGGTTGGCGATACCTTTATTAAGGGTCAGGGTTATATCGCAAAGACAATAGATGGTGGTCTTAACTGGTCCTTACTGAGAAAGGATACCATCTATGACTTCTTTGACTGCTATTTCGCAAACGAAAACGAAGGGTGGGTGGTTGGTGGTAATGACCGGACCCTTGAACCCTGTATCCTCCATACCACTGATGGTGGAGAAAATTGGGAAATCCAAAACCCTCCCACTGGTTATTATCTCCGGGCGGTCCATTTTATTGGCCGGGAAGGTTGGGCGAGTGGGATGTTTGGTACAATCCTATATACTCCAAACGGCAGGAATTGGACAAGTCAAGTAACTGGGGTTCCGGGGACGATTTTTGATATTGAGTTTCTGAATAGTGAGATTGGCATAGCGAGTGGCACAGATTTTGCTTTATGGACAATAGATGGCGGTAGAAATTGGCATATGACCAATGTAGGAATAAAAGTCCGCCAAAAGGCGGATTCAAAGATAAGGGATTGGGGAGTTAGTGGTGATATTATTTATGATGCCAGCGGTCGGAAGGTGAAAGAGATGAGAAAGAAAGGGATATATTTTATCCGCCCCAGGCGAATTGACAAGTCAATAAAAAAAGTTATCTTAGAATAG
- a CDS encoding C25 family cysteine peptidase has product MRLLIIFLISSITFAQEGARYLIITHDNFYNVVQDLAQWKNQKGMKCKVVRLSEIGNSASAIRNYVINAYNNWDPKPEYLLLVGAPSLLTSYSFGQGPQRLYTDSYYGDVSGDYRAEICYGRLPCKTAAQCSVMVKKILTYEKTPTLVDSLWIVKGVGIVNEDGSEDDTIYWNNVRFACQLMGNAGFVQVDTFSRYRGHNANDVINAVNQGRGIVLYRGNATGNWYTPFNVNVQLTNNVNMLPIIASITCQTLTLSPYNESMVGEAWLKVGTTTSLKGAVAFFGNTHSGTNLAPIRGVCTRGFFRKLFSDEYQLGKAVLAAKESIYARFYNQYEYYGFNLLGDPELNVLTGIPKKIYASYPETIPLGNQNLTIRVEREGRSLPSALVCLWKGEEVYKYGYTNSSGEITFNINPTTEGEMLLTVTGRNSIPFEGRVFCLNPTGIREMVSSPFVKKPSGKTFYDFLGRKKNPPLAPGIYFLKDGTQFKKIILTE; this is encoded by the coding sequence ATGCGTCTTCTCATAATCTTTTTAATCTCCTCAATTACCTTCGCCCAGGAAGGAGCCAGGTATTTAATCATCACCCATGACAACTTCTATAATGTTGTGCAAGATCTTGCCCAATGGAAAAACCAGAAAGGGATGAAGTGTAAAGTTGTTAGATTATCTGAGATTGGAAATAGTGCGAGTGCCATAAGAAACTATGTGATTAATGCCTATAACAACTGGGATCCGAAACCTGAATATCTACTTTTGGTTGGTGCACCGAGCCTTTTGACGAGTTATAGTTTTGGTCAGGGACCGCAAAGGCTTTATACCGATAGTTATTATGGTGATGTCTCGGGTGATTATCGGGCGGAGATTTGTTATGGGAGATTACCCTGTAAGACCGCGGCTCAGTGTAGTGTGATGGTGAAAAAGATTTTGACCTATGAGAAGACACCAACTTTGGTTGACTCCCTCTGGATAGTGAAAGGGGTTGGGATTGTGAATGAAGATGGTTCGGAAGATGATACGATATACTGGAATAATGTCCGGTTCGCCTGTCAACTGATGGGAAATGCGGGATTTGTTCAGGTTGATACCTTCTCCCGATATCGGGGGCATAATGCTAATGATGTGATCAATGCGGTAAATCAAGGCCGGGGAATTGTCTTATACCGGGGAAATGCCACCGGCAATTGGTATACACCATTTAATGTTAATGTCCAGTTAACCAATAATGTTAATATGTTACCAATCATCGCTTCTATCACCTGCCAGACTTTAACCTTATCACCTTACAATGAGTCAATGGTTGGCGAAGCCTGGTTAAAGGTCGGGACAACTACTTCTTTGAAGGGGGCAGTTGCCTTTTTTGGCAATACCCATTCCGGAACCAATCTGGCACCAATTAGGGGGGTTTGCACCCGGGGATTTTTCAGGAAGTTATTCTCTGATGAATACCAACTGGGTAAGGCGGTCTTAGCGGCAAAAGAGAGTATCTATGCCCGTTTCTATAACCAGTATGAGTATTACGGCTTCAATCTCCTTGGGGATCCGGAATTAAATGTCTTAACCGGTATCCCAAAGAAAATCTATGCTTCTTATCCGGAGACGATTCCCTTAGGAAATCAGAATTTGACAATTAGGGTGGAGCGGGAAGGAAGAAGCCTTCCCAGTGCCTTAGTCTGCCTTTGGAAAGGGGAAGAGGTCTATAAATATGGTTATACCAATTCTTCTGGTGAGATAACATTTAATATCAATCCGACAACCGAAGGGGAGATGCTCTTAACGGTAACCGGCAGAAACTCCATCCCCTTTGAAGGAAGAGTCTTTTGTCTTAATCCTACAGGAATCCGAGAGATGGTCTCTTCTCCTTTTGTCAAGAAACCTTCCGGAAAAACCTTTTATGACTTTTTGGGTCGGAAGAAAAATCCACCGCTTGCTCCGGGGATTTATTTTCTTAAAGACGGGACCCAATTTAAGAAGATAATCCTGACGGAATGA